Proteins encoded within one genomic window of Salipaludibacillus agaradhaerens:
- a CDS encoding alpha/beta hydrolase family protein, protein MMKIFEIGLFIIACLLVYGYVFGFWMQTKKRVVVGILGLALLLSHAVLEGFRFQLIPLYIVLALFGVEIAIRLMKKNSDLPVKPSFWKRVVAGSISTFLLAATLMVSFYFYSVVKIPEPRGPYAVGVTNYHWIDNSREEMYADPPVDHRELMIRVWYPAELTDGAKKAPYALDSETTSIVANKLSLDNRWLLKSFLQAEHHTYTGVPLADKLDQYPVLILSPGFGFSPYMYTSQIEALVSHGYIVFGIDHPYHAEIPTVFPERRMAEGEMVLSEENEEIDEQIMVWVEDILFSIDKINELNGHDPQGLMTGRLDISRMGMFGHSFGGAVTAQVMDLEPQIIAGVNMDGFFYGPVIEEGLAHPFMLLTGSDEMILNDEEGNPVPKEEYPQWAKDFVEDEKRRREGAMKNNGVTVVLEEADHLSFSDAMLYPSYFGLAEYDAALLEKINQNLLEFFHKHMKDVSP, encoded by the coding sequence ATGATGAAAATATTTGAAATTGGTTTATTTATTATCGCGTGTTTGTTGGTTTATGGGTATGTATTCGGCTTTTGGATGCAGACAAAAAAAAGGGTAGTAGTCGGTATACTAGGGCTTGCCTTGCTACTCTCTCATGCAGTATTAGAAGGATTTAGGTTTCAGCTTATCCCGCTTTATATCGTGCTAGCTTTATTTGGAGTAGAGATAGCGATCAGGTTGATGAAGAAAAACTCGGACTTGCCTGTTAAGCCGAGTTTTTGGAAAAGAGTCGTGGCTGGGAGTATAAGTACCTTTCTGTTAGCAGCCACATTAATGGTTTCTTTTTATTTTTACTCCGTTGTCAAAATTCCTGAGCCAAGAGGTCCCTATGCTGTGGGGGTGACGAATTATCATTGGATAGATAATAGCCGAGAGGAAATGTATGCAGACCCTCCTGTTGATCACCGAGAGTTGATGATACGAGTTTGGTATCCAGCTGAATTGACCGACGGAGCTAAAAAGGCCCCTTATGCTTTAGATTCTGAGACCACAAGTATAGTCGCTAACAAGCTTTCTTTAGATAACAGATGGCTTCTCAAATCATTTCTTCAAGCGGAACATCATACATACACAGGTGTGCCACTTGCCGATAAGCTTGACCAATATCCCGTTTTAATATTATCACCAGGGTTCGGATTTTCACCTTATATGTATACTAGTCAAATAGAAGCATTGGTTAGCCATGGCTATATTGTATTTGGTATTGATCACCCTTACCATGCTGAAATCCCAACGGTTTTTCCAGAAAGGCGAATGGCTGAAGGGGAAATGGTTTTATCGGAAGAAAATGAAGAAATTGATGAGCAGATAATGGTATGGGTTGAAGATATCTTATTTTCTATTGATAAAATTAATGAATTGAATGGACACGATCCACAGGGACTCATGACGGGAAGACTAGATATCTCACGCATGGGTATGTTCGGGCATTCATTTGGCGGGGCTGTAACCGCCCAGGTTATGGACCTAGAGCCACAAATTATCGCAGGAGTCAATATGGATGGCTTCTTTTATGGACCTGTTATTGAGGAAGGTCTTGCTCACCCTTTTATGCTACTAACAGGCTCTGACGAAATGATCCTTAATGATGAGGAAGGCAACCCTGTACCAAAAGAGGAATACCCACAGTGGGCTAAAGATTTTGTTGAAGACGAAAAAAGGAGAAGAGAAGGTGCGATGAAAAATAATGGTGTTACCGTTGTTTTGGAAGAAGCTGATCATTTAAGTTTTTCGGATGCCATGCTGTACCCTTCTTACTTTGGTTTAGCTGAATACGACGCCGCACTATTAGAGAAAATTAATCAGAATTTACTGGAATTCTTTCACAAACATATGAAAGATGTAAGTCCTTAA